From a single Theropithecus gelada isolate Dixy chromosome 10, Tgel_1.0, whole genome shotgun sequence genomic region:
- the ATF4 gene encoding cyclic AMP-dependent transcription factor ATF-4 isoform X1 encodes MTEMSFLSSEVLVGDLMSPFDQSGLGAEESLGLLDDYLEVAKHFKPHGFSSDKAKAGSSEWLAVDGLVSPSNNGKEDAFSGTDWMLEKMDLKEFDFDALLGIDDLETMPDDLLTTLDDTCDLFAPLVQETNKEPPQTVNPIGHLPESLTKPDQVAPFTFLQPLPLSPGVLSSTPDHSFSLELGSEVDITEGDRKPDATAYVAMIPPCIKEEDTPSDNDSGICMSPESYLGSPQHSPSTRGSPNRSLPSPGVLCGSARPKPYDPPGEKMVEAKVKGEKLDKKLKKMEQNKTAATRYRQKKRAEQEALTGECKELEKKNEALKERADSLAKEIQYLKDLIEEVRKARGKKRVP; translated from the exons ATGACCGAAATGAGCTTCCTGAGCAGCGAGGTGTTGGTGGGGGACTTGATGTCCCCCTTCGACCAGTCGGGTTTGGGGGCTGAAGAAAGCCTAGGTCTCTTAGATGACTACCTGGAGGTGGCCAAGCACTTCAAACCTCATGGGTTCTCCAGCGACAAGGCTAAGGCGGGCTCCTCCGAATGGCTGGCTGTGGATGGGTTGGTCAGTCCCTCCAACAACGGCAAGG AGGATGCCTTCTCCGGGACAGATTGGATGTTGGAGAAAATGGATTTGAAGGAGTTCGACTTTGATGCCCTGTTGGGTATAGATGACCTGGAAACCATGCCAGATGACCTTTTGACCACGTTGGATGACACGTGTGATCTCTTTGCCCCCCTAGTCCAGGAGACTAACAAGGAGCCCCCCCAGACGGTGAACCCAATTGGCCATCTCCCAGAAAGTTTAACAAAACCCGACCAGGTTGCCCCCTTCACCTTCTTGCAAcctcttcccctttccccaggGGTCCTGTCCTCCACTCCAGATCATTCCTTTAGTTTAGAGCTGGGCAGTGAAGTGGATATCACTGAAGGAGATAGGAAGCCAGATGCCACTGCTTATGTTGCCATGATCCCTCCGTGCATAAAGGAGGAGGACACCCCCTCAGATAATGATAGTGGCATCTGTATGAGCCCGGAGTCCTATCTGGGCTCTCCTCAGCATAGCCCGTCCACCAGGGGCTCTCCAAATAGGAGCCTCCCATCTCCAGGTGTTCTCTGTGGCTCTGCCCGCCCCAAACCTTACGACCCTCCTGGAGAGAAGATGGTAGAAGCAAAAGTAAAGGGTGAGAAACTGGATAAGAAGCTGAAAAAAATGGAGCAAAACAAGACAGCAGCCACTAGGTACCGCCAGAAGAAGAGGGCGGAGCAGGAGGCCCTCACTGGCGAGTGCAAAGAGCTGGAAAAGAAGAATGAGGCTTTAAAAGAGAGGGCGGATTCCCTGGCCAAGGAGATCCAGTACCTGAAAGATTTGATAGAAGAGGTCCGCAAGGCAAGGGGGAAGAAAAGGGTCCCCTAG
- the ATF4 gene encoding cyclic AMP-dependent transcription factor ATF-4 isoform X2, whose product MTEMSFLSSEVLVGDLMSPFDQSGLGAEESLGLLDDYLEDAFSGTDWMLEKMDLKEFDFDALLGIDDLETMPDDLLTTLDDTCDLFAPLVQETNKEPPQTVNPIGHLPESLTKPDQVAPFTFLQPLPLSPGVLSSTPDHSFSLELGSEVDITEGDRKPDATAYVAMIPPCIKEEDTPSDNDSGICMSPESYLGSPQHSPSTRGSPNRSLPSPGVLCGSARPKPYDPPGEKMVEAKVKGEKLDKKLKKMEQNKTAATRYRQKKRAEQEALTGECKELEKKNEALKERADSLAKEIQYLKDLIEEVRKARGKKRVP is encoded by the exons ATGACCGAAATGAGCTTCCTGAGCAGCGAGGTGTTGGTGGGGGACTTGATGTCCCCCTTCGACCAGTCGGGTTTGGGGGCTGAAGAAAGCCTAGGTCTCTTAGATGACTACCTGGAG GATGCCTTCTCCGGGACAGATTGGATGTTGGAGAAAATGGATTTGAAGGAGTTCGACTTTGATGCCCTGTTGGGTATAGATGACCTGGAAACCATGCCAGATGACCTTTTGACCACGTTGGATGACACGTGTGATCTCTTTGCCCCCCTAGTCCAGGAGACTAACAAGGAGCCCCCCCAGACGGTGAACCCAATTGGCCATCTCCCAGAAAGTTTAACAAAACCCGACCAGGTTGCCCCCTTCACCTTCTTGCAAcctcttcccctttccccaggGGTCCTGTCCTCCACTCCAGATCATTCCTTTAGTTTAGAGCTGGGCAGTGAAGTGGATATCACTGAAGGAGATAGGAAGCCAGATGCCACTGCTTATGTTGCCATGATCCCTCCGTGCATAAAGGAGGAGGACACCCCCTCAGATAATGATAGTGGCATCTGTATGAGCCCGGAGTCCTATCTGGGCTCTCCTCAGCATAGCCCGTCCACCAGGGGCTCTCCAAATAGGAGCCTCCCATCTCCAGGTGTTCTCTGTGGCTCTGCCCGCCCCAAACCTTACGACCCTCCTGGAGAGAAGATGGTAGAAGCAAAAGTAAAGGGTGAGAAACTGGATAAGAAGCTGAAAAAAATGGAGCAAAACAAGACAGCAGCCACTAGGTACCGCCAGAAGAAGAGGGCGGAGCAGGAGGCCCTCACTGGCGAGTGCAAAGAGCTGGAAAAGAAGAATGAGGCTTTAAAAGAGAGGGCGGATTCCCTGGCCAAGGAGATCCAGTACCTGAAAGATTTGATAGAAGAGGTCCGCAAGGCAAGGGGGAAGAAAAGGGTCCCCTAG
- the LOC112632667 gene encoding mediator of RNA polymerase II transcription subunit 25-like, with protein sequence MDAHGDQAILPAATKRKALRPRVQIRPGRPRPAHRPPLTHARAAALPPPSWFLPRFAGGKAETPGTLGGLGVRGRQGPCGSSPGTRMRLPDPGHASISGTPKQKPRVPGARKLASSLAAPPQPQAAPHQPKTCAGPRSTAGRPALVLTPWLKPLGGVPLQSLVLLPPLQRPMLPQALLPLIRHGGRGPCGRGGGKAHTCEPNYICGRTK encoded by the coding sequence ATGGACGCTCACGGAGACCAGGCGATTCTTCCAGCGGCCACCAAGAGGAAGGCGCTCCGTCCCCGCGTCCAAATACGGCCAGGGCGGCCACGCCCCGCCCACCGCCCGCCCTTGACTCACGCCCGCGCCGCCGCCCTGCCGCCGCCATCTTGGTTCCTGCCACGTTTCGCGGGGGGGAAAGCCGAGACCCCTGGGACCCTTGGGGGACTCGGGGTCCGAGGGCGGCAGGGCCCATGTGGAAGCAGTCCTGGCACCCGAATGCGCCTTCCCGATCCCGGGCACGCGAGCATCTCGGGGACACCCAAGCAAAAACCACGCGTCCCGGGCGCTCGTAAACTCGCTTCCTCCTTGGCGGCACCGCCCCAGCCCCAGGCCGCACCCCACCAACCCAAAACCTGCGCCGGCCCACGGAGCACAGCTGGACGACCCGCCCTGGTACTCACGCCATGGCTTAAGCCGCTGGGGGGGGTGCCGCTGCAGAGCCTGGTGCTGCTGCCGCCGCTGCAAAGGCCAATGCTGCCGCAGGCACTGCTGCCCCTAATACGCCATGGTGGCCGTGGACCCTGCGGGCGGGGAGGAGGGAAGGCGCACACGTGCGAACCAAACTACATTTGTGGGCGGACGAAGTAG